The following DNA comes from Mucilaginibacter jinjuensis.
TAAAACGATCATTTCAGATGGTTGCATCATTAATGCCAGCAGGTTGAGCCGTTGTATCATTGGTATCCGTACACGTATTGGTGTTGATACCGTGATTGAGAACTGCTACGTTATGGGTGGCGATAACTACCAGACGCTGGAGCAGATTGAAGAATCGAGAGTTACCAATAGGCCGATTATGGGTATTGGCGACCGGTGCACCATTAAAAATGCCATCATTGATAAAAACTGCTATATAGGAAACGATGTGAAAATTAATTGCGGGCCAAATAAGATAGCCGACGGCGATTATGATACCTATACTTGCCAGGATGGTATTGTTGTAATTAAGAAACGGGCGGTGATACCAAATGGCACAGTAATATAAAATCAAAACAAAGATTAGTGATTATCTGTAGTTTATATAACAAACGGAATAATCACTAATAAACAATGTTATGAAAAAAGTATTGTGTGTAGTTGCTTTAGCAGCAATATGTTCAGGTAGCGTGTTTGCTCATTCGGCAACAGTTAATGCCCCTAAAACAACTTTAGCGGCTGATACCGTTAAGAAAAAAACTAAAACTAAAGACGGTAAAACAAAAACTAAGACCAAAACCAAGAAAGATAGTACAGCAACTATGTAAGTTGGTTTTCAGATCTAATAAAAAAAGCGCCTTGGATTTCCAAGGCGCTTTTTTTTATGTGGTGATCTTTTCTTATAAATCAACAGAACCGCCAATTTCAGGCAGTTGAATGTTGATACCCGCTTTAATAAATTTAGCACGGGTTTCTTCCTTATCCAGTTTTATTGCAGGGAAGGTATCATAGTGCACGCCAATCACATTTTGGCAGTCTACAAAAGCTGCGGCTTTAATGGCATCATCAACACCCATAGTATAATTATCGCCAATTGGTAAAATAGCCCAGGCGATATTATCGTCGGCCAGTAACTTCATGTCATAGGTTAAAGCAGTATCACCGGCAAAGTAAATGTTTTTGCCCTCGTTGGTATAAATTACAAAACCGGCAGGGTTACCACCGTAGCTTCCATCGGGCATACTGCTTGAGTGGATGGCATTAACCATTTTAACACGGCCGAAATCAAATTTAAAGCTGCCGCCAATGTTCATGCCGTGTGCATCAGCAATGCCTTGGTTTCCTAACCAGCCTGCAATTTCGGCAATACAAATTACTTTGGCGCCGCTGTTTTTTTGGATGGCAGCCAAATCTGCAATATGGTCGCCGTGGCCATGACTTAGTAAGATGTAGTCTGGCTTCAGGCTGTTAATATCAATATGTTTGGCCAGCTCATTAGGGGTAATAAACGGATCAAACAATAGTTTTTTGCCACCGGTTTCTAATTCAACCGTTGCATGTCCATAAAAAGTAATTTTCATAAGTAGATTGTTGTTTAAGATTTTTTATTTGCCGAACATACCGCCCAGGCCGCCAAACATCTCTTTGGTCATGGCTGCCATTTCGCTTTGGCTAATATTGTCGGCTTGTTCCATAGCTTTATTCAAAGCTACTAATAAAAGTTCTTCCAGTTCTTCGCGGTCGGCCTCTTTGTAAAATTCGTCATCGATACTAACCGATTGTATAATTTTATTGGCATTGGCAACCACTGTTATTTTACCGCCTTCGGCTGTGCCGGTTAC
Coding sequences within:
- a CDS encoding metal-dependent hydrolase; translation: MKITFYGHATVELETGGKKLLFDPFITPNELAKHIDINSLKPDYILLSHGHGDHIADLAAIQKNSGAKVICIAEIAGWLGNQGIADAHGMNIGGSFKFDFGRVKMVNAIHSSSMPDGSYGGNPAGFVIYTNEGKNIYFAGDTALTYDMKLLADDNIAWAILPIGDNYTMGVDDAIKAAAFVDCQNVIGVHYDTFPAIKLDKEETRAKFIKAGINIQLPEIGGSVDL
- a CDS encoding YbaB/EbfC family nucleoid-associated protein, with the translated sequence MFDKLFEAQQKAGEAKKRLDAITVTGTAEGGKITVVANANKIIQSVSIDDEFYKEADREELEELLLVALNKAMEQADNISQSEMAAMTKEMFGGLGGMFGK